From Methanosarcinales archaeon, one genomic window encodes:
- a CDS encoding peptidyl-tRNA hydrolase, with amino-acid sequence MTEYKQCIVTRDDLKLTKGKLAVQVAHAAVTASDFADKKEREAWIRDGQKKVVLKVATVKDLFELKEQARREGLSTALVTDAGLTQIPPGTITVLGIGPAPVEKLDKVVGKLKLL; translated from the coding sequence ATGACTGAATATAAACAATGTATTGTTACCCGGGACGATCTTAAACTTACAAAGGGGAAACTGGCAGTCCAGGTGGCACATGCTGCTGTTACTGCATCTGATTTTGCTGATAAGAAAGAGCGAGAGGCCTGGATAAGGGATGGACAGAAGAAGGTGGTCCTGAAAGTAGCCACTGTAAAAGATCTTTTTGAATTAAAAGAGCAGGCACGCAGGGAAGGATTATCAACTGCCCTTGTTACCGATGCCGGGCTTACCCAGATACCACCGGGCACTATTACCGTATTGGGAATCGGGCCAGCACCTGTCGAGAAGCTGGATAAGGTTGTTGGCAAGTTGAAATTGCTTTAA